A single region of the Candidatus Tanganyikabacteria bacterium genome encodes:
- a CDS encoding energy transducer TonB: MHAVILYVLLAVPAGQRLVQKIIPVQLVEKPKVPPRIKRPPPPRAKERAQARPQHARPRTALAPPAAGDPGDAFGVAPDDGGAGTLEVPVGRTLEAPATPSEPAAPPTPPPLLLSYSDDARSPEFEREPAPIGPLRAVYPEVPRLAGATGSAVIEAYVDAAGLVVRAVLARASAPAFGRSALDAVRQTRFKPAVRLGVPVARSIRVPVAFDLAGNAAPVVTATVSVPIDDAAGPAAALSAPASENVESSGSVTP, encoded by the coding sequence GTGCACGCCGTCATCCTCTACGTCCTGCTGGCGGTGCCGGCTGGCCAGCGCCTGGTGCAGAAGATCATCCCGGTGCAACTGGTCGAGAAGCCCAAGGTCCCTCCCAGGATCAAGCGTCCGCCGCCTCCCAGGGCCAAGGAGCGTGCCCAGGCGCGGCCTCAGCATGCGCGGCCGCGGACGGCTCTCGCGCCGCCGGCGGCCGGCGATCCCGGAGACGCGTTCGGTGTCGCCCCGGACGACGGGGGGGCCGGCACGCTGGAAGTTCCCGTGGGGCGCACGCTCGAAGCGCCCGCCACGCCGTCCGAGCCGGCGGCGCCGCCCACGCCGCCGCCGCTGCTCCTGAGCTACTCGGACGACGCGCGTTCTCCGGAGTTCGAGCGCGAACCCGCGCCCATCGGCCCCCTCCGCGCCGTTTACCCGGAAGTCCCCCGGCTGGCCGGGGCCACCGGATCGGCGGTGATCGAGGCCTACGTGGATGCCGCGGGCCTGGTCGTACGGGCCGTCCTGGCCCGCGCCAGCGCCCCAGCATTCGGCAGGTCGGCGCTGGACGCGGTGCGCCAGACGCGCTTCAAGCCGGCCGTGCGGCTCGGGGTTCCGGTGGCGCGATCGATCCGCGTGCCGGTGGCCTTCGACCTGGCGGGAAATGCGGCGCCGGTCGTCACGGCCACGGTCTCGGTGCCGATCGACGATGCGGCCGGTCCCGCGGCTGCGCTCAGCGCCCCGGCGTCCGAGAATGTCGAGTCGAGCGGGAGCGTGACGCCATGA
- a CDS encoding 2-oxo acid dehydrogenase subunit E2 codes for MIRLNHRRKLAIASYVAPREGNIYGKLTIDASQALAYIDHLRETTGERVTITHLVGKALGEGLRHAPTLNARLVGTLHLPNPDVSISFLVAIPDQEDLAKVKIADIDRKSIPEIARELGERAEQVRAGGDPDFESGKRLLQFLPIWLIRPVAALTGLLTSGLGLSARPLGLEALPFGACVVTSVGMFGVDEGFVPPTPWARVPVWVLVGAIREQAVVRDGQVTVRPLMHLTATIDHRFIDGQQVAKLTQIVREVLENPWKLEGLESPPSGV; via the coding sequence GTGATCAGGCTCAATCACCGCCGCAAACTCGCGATCGCCTCTTACGTAGCGCCTCGCGAGGGAAACATCTACGGCAAGCTCACCATAGATGCCTCCCAGGCGCTCGCCTACATCGACCACCTGCGCGAGACCACCGGCGAGCGGGTGACGATCACGCACCTGGTGGGAAAGGCGCTGGGCGAGGGCCTCCGGCACGCCCCGACCCTCAATGCCCGCCTGGTCGGGACGCTGCATCTGCCGAATCCCGACGTGTCGATCAGCTTCCTGGTCGCGATCCCAGACCAGGAGGATCTCGCGAAGGTCAAGATCGCCGACATCGACCGGAAATCGATTCCAGAAATCGCCCGCGAACTGGGCGAGCGCGCCGAGCAGGTCCGGGCGGGCGGGGATCCGGACTTCGAGAGCGGGAAGCGACTGCTGCAATTCCTGCCGATCTGGCTGATCCGGCCCGTCGCGGCCCTCACCGGCCTCTTGACGTCCGGCCTCGGTCTGAGCGCGCGGCCGCTGGGGCTCGAGGCCCTGCCCTTCGGGGCCTGCGTGGTCACCAGCGTCGGGATGTTCGGCGTCGACGAAGGGTTCGTCCCGCCTACGCCCTGGGCGCGCGTGCCGGTCTGGGTGCTGGTGGGCGCCATCCGCGAGCAGGCCGTGGTGAGGGACGGCCAGGTGACCGTTCGCCCGCTGATGCACCTGACGGCGACCATCGACCATCGCTTCATCGACGGCCAGCAGGTCGCGAAGCTCACGCAGATCGTCCGCGAAGTCCTGGAGAACCCCTGGAAGCTGGAAGGCCTGGAATCCCCGCCCTCAGGCGTGTAG
- a CDS encoding MotA/TolQ/ExbB proton channel family protein, translating to MNLSGLVQALGLAGGEWVLYILLAASVLSVTIILDRVVYFVGNREPAADVLDRALAALGAGEGPPGRPGGPVGRMSAAAHVAWRLGPERLRAALLAHRLRERNAAERGLVILGTLGNNAPFIGLFGTVLGIIRAFHDLGASASQGPAAVMTGISEALVATAVGILVAIPAVIAYNLCQRQIKVMDYQLEEAAEALHALALATPREAAAQPALPGAHAR from the coding sequence ATGAACCTCTCCGGGCTGGTACAAGCACTGGGCCTCGCCGGCGGCGAATGGGTGCTCTACATTCTCCTTGCGGCGTCGGTCCTGTCGGTCACCATCATCCTCGATCGCGTCGTGTACTTCGTCGGCAATCGCGAGCCGGCGGCGGACGTGCTGGATCGCGCACTGGCGGCCCTGGGAGCCGGGGAGGGGCCGCCCGGCCGGCCCGGGGGCCCGGTCGGGCGGATGAGCGCCGCGGCGCACGTGGCCTGGCGGCTCGGCCCGGAGCGGCTGCGAGCCGCCCTGCTGGCCCATCGCCTGCGCGAGCGCAACGCCGCCGAACGCGGCCTGGTCATTCTGGGTACGCTCGGCAACAACGCGCCCTTCATCGGCCTGTTCGGCACGGTGCTCGGCATCATCCGGGCATTCCACGATCTGGGCGCCTCGGCGTCGCAAGGCCCCGCCGCGGTGATGACCGGCATCTCGGAAGCGCTCGTCGCCACCGCGGTGGGCATCCTCGTCGCGATTCCCGCGGTCATCGCCTACAACCTCTGCCAGCGGCAGATCAAGGTGATGGACTACCAGCTCGAGGAGGCCGCCGAAGCGCTGCACGCGCTGGCGCTGGCCACTCCGCGAGAGGCCGCCGCGCAGCCGGCGCTGCCAGGCGCCCATGCGCGCTGA
- the hisB gene encoding imidazoleglycerol-phosphate dehydratase HisB yields MRSATIERKTRETAIRATLALDGAGAPSRVATGLPFFDHMLDSFARHGGFDLEMACSGDVEVDGHHTIEDCGLVLGQALREALGDKAGIARYGHSYVPFDETLVRAAVDLSGRPYLVFKADLGTGLLGSFDVELAEDFFQALCTAGMFNLHLEVLYGRNRHHMVEGLFKACTRALRMAVALDPRASGIPSTKGSL; encoded by the coding sequence ATGCGCAGCGCCACCATCGAGCGTAAGACCCGGGAGACCGCCATCCGGGCCACGTTGGCCCTGGACGGCGCCGGTGCTCCCTCCCGGGTCGCGACCGGCCTCCCGTTCTTCGACCACATGCTGGATTCGTTCGCGCGCCATGGCGGGTTCGATCTGGAAATGGCGTGTAGCGGCGACGTCGAGGTGGACGGCCACCACACCATAGAGGATTGCGGTCTGGTGCTGGGGCAGGCGCTGCGCGAGGCCCTGGGCGACAAGGCCGGGATCGCGCGCTACGGCCACTCGTACGTGCCCTTCGACGAGACCCTCGTCCGGGCGGCGGTGGACCTGTCCGGCCGGCCGTACCTGGTCTTCAAGGCCGATCTGGGGACCGGCCTGCTCGGCAGTTTCGACGTCGAACTGGCCGAGGACTTCTTCCAGGCGCTTTGTACGGCCGGCATGTTCAATCTCCACCTGGAGGTGCTGTACGGGCGCAATCGCCACCACATGGTCGAGGGCCTCTTCAAGGCCTGCACCCGTGCCTTGAGAATGGCCGTCGCCCTCGACCCGCGCGCCAGCGGCATCCCGAGCACCAAAGGCAGCCTTTGA
- a CDS encoding single-stranded DNA-binding protein, which produces MLAYAYNPLAYAWEVHEAYIRKFGALGGPGRTLLVGLNPGPWGMGQTGVPFGDPRIVRDWMGLSGTVQAPRDLHPARPVLGLASTRREESGTTLYGWGRERFGTAERFFGKFYIVGHCPLLLFDAEGRNVTPADFRKGTPLFDRLMSHCDGHLAAVVEAVAPARIVGLGRFATDRAERVARRLGYAGEIACLTHPSPQTRGRWGPGGWGALADTALLRYNS; this is translated from the coding sequence GTGCTGGCGTACGCCTACAACCCTCTCGCGTATGCCTGGGAAGTCCACGAGGCCTACATCAGGAAGTTCGGAGCACTTGGCGGGCCGGGCCGGACCTTGCTGGTCGGCCTCAATCCCGGCCCGTGGGGCATGGGCCAGACGGGAGTGCCGTTCGGCGACCCGCGCATCGTGCGAGACTGGATGGGACTTTCGGGAACGGTCCAGGCGCCGCGAGACCTGCACCCGGCCCGGCCGGTCCTGGGTTTGGCCTCGACGCGCCGGGAGGAGTCCGGTACGACCCTGTACGGGTGGGGGCGAGAACGGTTCGGCACCGCCGAGCGCTTCTTCGGCAAGTTTTACATCGTCGGGCATTGTCCGCTGCTGCTGTTCGACGCGGAGGGGCGCAACGTCACCCCGGCCGACTTTCGCAAGGGCACGCCGCTGTTCGATCGCCTCATGAGCCACTGCGACGGCCATCTGGCGGCTGTCGTCGAGGCCGTCGCGCCGGCGCGCATCGTCGGTCTCGGGCGCTTCGCGACCGACCGCGCCGAACGGGTGGCGCGACGACTGGGGTATGCCGGCGAGATCGCCTGCCTGACCCATCCCAGCCCGCAAACGCGGGGCCGCTGGGGCCCCGGCGGCTGGGGAGCCCTCGCGGATACCGCTCTCTTAAGATACAATTCATAA
- a CDS encoding TonB-dependent receptor, whose product MRPALLLLGIGAWLLASLPAAAAEVRGEIRDKATGRPVPDAVVSVVGPGERRAAADGEGRFKLDRIPAGARDVKIEAPGYAAFVVKNLPLRDDRPIILDVSLKPGVATLAPQRIAADRPSRLAQTETSRRSITGDEVRRVAGARNDPILAIANTAGVKAAGLSGAPAVRGGGPGDNRYLIDGVEIGNPYHFGGLVSVFNAGTISKVDLYSGALPARFGNALSAVIDVETRNPRRDGLHGAIESNLLYSEALIEGPLGKAGALSLAGRRSYVDVVALPLISRIAPEFIAAGTVLPYFTDFQGKVVLDLPGDGRFDIVGVTAHDAVRVTLPGGGVGRSIGDFSLDNGYRSVGGIWRQPVSDTLSNRFTLSYQEPYQDMQAGRFFNLEDFRFKWTFADDVAWQASEQHQLRAGLRYDTINYLARRHQPDFSKLPRAQQGGGFGGPFGGGGRISIGQGQGTGSVTATASFPTPEEIAALPTRTTDTHGNQKVYAAYLEDAWAASEGLTLSLGMRYDQLDSTAENRLAPRGGLSWRVDPDTTLRLAYGQQYQFPSDAQLLPGFGNPNLRAAFSKDYVAGLDVQLSEKLFGRFEAYYRNLFGLVVSDPVANYANIGSGRSFGLESTLELAESDGWSGSLALTLSRSFRTTADKPEVPYEYDQPIVANLLATAPGVWGWTPSLKFRYSTGRPYTPVVGREQEATGTWKAIRGEQNSGKFPDGITWSGRLERHVGLFGLDDAFYLEVTQQAEALAIDYGQDFERYESPDNPSKPIFNYGLPPLPYLGYRVKF is encoded by the coding sequence ATGAGGCCGGCCCTGCTGCTGCTCGGCATCGGCGCCTGGCTCCTCGCATCGCTTCCGGCGGCGGCGGCCGAGGTGCGCGGGGAGATTCGAGACAAGGCGACCGGCCGGCCCGTTCCCGATGCGGTCGTCTCCGTGGTCGGGCCTGGAGAGAGGCGTGCCGCGGCGGATGGCGAAGGGCGCTTCAAGCTCGACCGGATTCCCGCCGGCGCCCGCGACGTCAAGATCGAAGCGCCCGGCTACGCCGCCTTCGTGGTCAAGAACCTGCCCCTCCGGGACGATCGCCCGATCATCCTGGACGTGTCCCTCAAGCCGGGCGTGGCCACGCTCGCGCCCCAGCGCATCGCCGCGGATCGGCCCAGCCGGCTGGCCCAGACCGAGACGAGCCGCAGGTCGATCACGGGTGACGAGGTTCGCCGCGTCGCGGGGGCCCGCAACGACCCGATCCTGGCCATCGCCAACACCGCGGGCGTCAAGGCGGCGGGCCTGTCCGGCGCGCCAGCCGTGCGCGGGGGCGGACCCGGCGACAACCGCTACCTCATCGACGGCGTCGAGATCGGCAATCCTTACCACTTCGGCGGGCTGGTGAGCGTCTTCAATGCCGGCACCATCTCGAAGGTGGACCTGTACTCGGGGGCATTGCCGGCGCGGTTCGGCAACGCGCTCTCGGCCGTGATCGACGTCGAGACGCGCAATCCCCGCCGCGACGGCCTCCACGGCGCCATCGAGTCGAACCTGCTCTATTCGGAGGCCCTCATCGAGGGACCGCTCGGCAAGGCGGGCGCCCTGTCCCTTGCCGGCCGGCGGAGCTACGTGGACGTGGTCGCGCTTCCCCTTATCAGCCGCATCGCACCCGAATTCATCGCGGCGGGCACGGTCCTGCCGTACTTCACGGACTTCCAGGGGAAGGTGGTCCTTGATTTGCCCGGCGACGGGCGATTCGACATCGTCGGGGTCACCGCGCACGACGCGGTGCGCGTCACGTTGCCCGGCGGCGGCGTCGGCCGGTCCATCGGCGACTTCTCGCTGGATAACGGCTACCGCTCCGTGGGCGGCATCTGGCGTCAGCCCGTCAGCGACACGCTGTCGAACCGGTTCACGCTCAGCTACCAGGAGCCCTACCAGGACATGCAGGCCGGCCGGTTCTTCAACCTGGAGGATTTCCGGTTCAAGTGGACCTTCGCGGACGACGTCGCCTGGCAGGCCAGCGAGCAGCACCAGTTGCGGGCGGGCCTGCGGTACGACACGATCAACTACCTCGCCAGGCGCCATCAGCCGGACTTTTCGAAGCTGCCGCGGGCGCAGCAGGGCGGCGGCTTCGGCGGCCCGTTCGGGGGCGGGGGCCGGATTTCCATCGGCCAGGGACAGGGCACGGGCAGCGTCACGGCCACCGCGTCGTTCCCGACTCCCGAGGAGATAGCGGCACTGCCGACCCGGACCACCGACACCCACGGCAACCAGAAGGTGTACGCGGCCTACCTCGAGGACGCCTGGGCAGCGAGCGAGGGCCTGACGCTGTCGCTGGGCATGCGCTACGACCAGCTGGACAGCACCGCCGAGAACCGGCTGGCCCCGCGCGGCGGCCTTTCCTGGCGGGTAGATCCCGACACGACGCTCCGCCTGGCCTACGGCCAGCAGTACCAGTTTCCATCCGACGCCCAGCTATTGCCCGGATTCGGCAATCCGAACCTCCGGGCCGCATTCTCGAAGGACTACGTCGCGGGCCTGGATGTCCAGCTGAGCGAGAAGCTCTTCGGCCGCTTCGAGGCGTACTACCGCAACCTCTTCGGCCTCGTCGTGTCCGATCCGGTGGCCAACTACGCCAACATCGGGTCGGGGCGCTCCTTCGGCCTCGAATCCACGCTGGAGCTTGCCGAGAGCGACGGCTGGTCGGGCAGCCTCGCGCTCACGCTCTCGCGTTCCTTCCGGACCACGGCGGACAAGCCAGAGGTCCCGTACGAGTACGACCAGCCGATCGTCGCGAACCTCCTGGCCACGGCCCCTGGAGTCTGGGGCTGGACGCCATCGCTCAAGTTCCGCTACTCGACCGGCCGGCCGTACACGCCGGTGGTTGGGCGCGAGCAGGAGGCCACCGGAACGTGGAAGGCCATCCGGGGCGAGCAGAACTCCGGGAAGTTCCCGGACGGCATCACCTGGTCGGGGCGCCTGGAGCGGCATGTCGGGCTTTTCGGCCTCGACGACGCGTTCTACCTGGAGGTCACCCAGCAGGCCGAGGCCCTTGCGATAGACTACGGCCAGGACTTCGAGCGCTACGAGAGCCCCGACAATCCCAGCAAGCCGATCTTCAACTACGGCTTGCCGCCGCTCCCGTACCTTGGCTACCGGGTCAAGTTCTAG
- a CDS encoding N-6 DNA methylase, with amino-acid sequence MAPGPRRHTDRDQALIGQVFTPPALAAEILAAVEMSPESVLDPTCGNGNFLVEAARRWPGAALAGIEADPGVAAAARERLPGARIEVADALNVPVAPEFDLVVGNPPYAAAFRDPADRARVRADHPTARGSFDLAVPFVERAIAWLRPGGWLALVVTNKLLVKDFASLLREHLLAQLALVEVWDLAAAPAFPGVAVDVAVIIGRRSPATRRPIVVLGRKDGSRERYPAAGLAVGARGRWEVYRTPAVAGILAEIEQHPRLGDLRGVGIRDGILGRAYHEVPLSDGLQNLYTPVYTGVSHVRTVAVGNIRPGEVAWDRPFKRGGQTYREPVTPVTGEFAAFCREPKVLVKGVARRLVAAFCEEPAVPMVAVRAVTGHTEPLALEGWLNSPLASFYLEVTCRSDRIPRGSYNISKAWLQELPIPDRPPALEPGARAWLAAYGV; translated from the coding sequence ATGGCGCCTGGTCCGCGACGGCACACCGATCGAGATCAAGCCCTGATCGGCCAGGTCTTCACCCCCCCGGCGCTCGCCGCGGAGATCCTGGCGGCGGTCGAAATGTCGCCGGAAAGCGTGCTCGACCCGACCTGCGGAAACGGCAACTTCCTGGTCGAGGCTGCCCGCCGCTGGCCAGGGGCGGCACTCGCGGGCATCGAGGCCGATCCGGGCGTCGCGGCCGCCGCGCGGGAGCGCCTGCCAGGCGCCCGCATCGAGGTCGCCGACGCCCTGAATGTCCCGGTTGCCCCGGAATTCGACCTTGTCGTCGGCAACCCGCCCTATGCCGCGGCGTTTCGCGATCCGGCCGATCGCGCCCGCGTCCGGGCCGATCATCCGACGGCGCGCGGGAGTTTCGATCTGGCGGTGCCCTTCGTGGAGCGGGCCATCGCCTGGCTCCGCCCGGGGGGCTGGCTGGCGCTGGTGGTGACCAACAAGCTCCTCGTCAAGGACTTTGCTTCTCTCCTGCGCGAGCACCTGCTCGCCCAGCTCGCGCTGGTGGAGGTCTGGGACCTGGCCGCCGCGCCTGCATTCCCCGGAGTGGCGGTGGATGTGGCGGTCATCATCGGCCGGCGTAGCCCGGCGACCCGTCGGCCAATAGTGGTACTGGGGCGCAAGGACGGGTCACGCGAGCGGTATCCGGCCGCCGGCCTGGCCGTCGGGGCCCGCGGGCGCTGGGAGGTCTACCGGACGCCCGCGGTGGCCGGCATCCTGGCGGAAATCGAGCAGCACCCGCGTCTGGGCGACCTTCGCGGGGTCGGGATCAGGGACGGCATCCTCGGGCGGGCCTACCACGAGGTGCCGCTCAGCGACGGCCTGCAGAACCTCTATACACCTGTATATACAGGTGTATCGCATGTCCGCACGGTAGCCGTCGGCAACATTCGCCCGGGAGAGGTCGCGTGGGACCGGCCCTTCAAGCGGGGCGGCCAGACCTACCGCGAGCCGGTGACCCCCGTGACCGGCGAGTTCGCCGCGTTCTGCCGCGAACCGAAGGTCCTGGTCAAGGGCGTTGCCCGGCGGCTGGTCGCCGCTTTCTGCGAGGAGCCCGCGGTGCCGATGGTCGCCGTGCGGGCCGTCACCGGCCACACCGAGCCGCTAGCCCTCGAAGGCTGGCTCAACAGCCCGCTGGCCAGCTTCTACCTGGAGGTCACCTGCCGGAGCGACCGCATTCCAAGAGGCTCCTACAACATCTCGAAGGCCTGGCTCCAGGAGTTGCCCATCCCGGATCGGCCCCCCGCCCTAGAGCCAGGCGCGAGAGCCTGGCTGGCAGCCTACGGCGTCTAA
- a CDS encoding biopolymer transporter ExbD — protein sequence MRADSGDDAIVDINVTPLVDVALVLLIIFLATSYLIAQQSLKVELPKASRTVATEARTIAVVVKASGEIILDGRQIDPQTLQADLAALRAERPTLQVVVGADRAVPHGRVVDVVDAARLAGIERVAFAVDRR from the coding sequence ATGCGCGCTGATTCCGGCGACGACGCCATCGTCGACATCAACGTCACGCCCCTGGTGGACGTGGCCCTGGTGCTGCTGATCATCTTCCTGGCCACGAGCTACCTGATCGCGCAGCAGAGCCTCAAGGTGGAGCTGCCGAAAGCGTCGCGGACCGTGGCGACCGAGGCCCGCACCATCGCCGTCGTGGTGAAGGCGTCGGGCGAGATCATCCTGGACGGCCGGCAGATCGATCCGCAGACCTTGCAGGCAGACCTGGCGGCGCTCCGGGCCGAACGCCCGACCCTCCAGGTCGTGGTGGGGGCGGATCGCGCCGTGCCGCATGGCCGGGTGGTCGACGTGGTGGATGCGGCGCGCCTGGCGGGAATCGAGCGAGTGGCGTTTGCGGTGGACAGGCGATAG
- a CDS encoding L,D-transpeptidase family protein translates to MSCILAQLTLHAVTLVVVAKADHTLTLFDGDAVVKQYKVALGPNKGPKQREGDGKTPEGRFVIDYRNSRSQFHRALHISYPAPTDVARARRGGYHPGGDIMIHGLGKHFAYLGPLHVARDWTLGCIAVTNSEIEELWRLVRDGTPIEIKP, encoded by the coding sequence ATGTCCTGCATCCTCGCTCAACTCACGCTCCATGCGGTGACCCTGGTGGTGGTGGCCAAGGCCGACCACACCCTCACCCTCTTCGACGGCGATGCGGTGGTCAAGCAATACAAGGTCGCGTTGGGCCCCAACAAGGGTCCCAAGCAACGGGAAGGCGACGGCAAGACGCCCGAGGGCCGCTTCGTGATCGATTACCGAAACTCCCGGAGCCAGTTCCATCGAGCGCTGCACATCTCATACCCGGCTCCCACGGACGTCGCCAGGGCCCGTCGCGGCGGGTACCATCCGGGTGGCGACATCATGATCCACGGCCTCGGCAAGCACTTCGCCTACCTCGGGCCCCTGCACGTGGCGCGGGACTGGACCCTTGGCTGCATCGCGGTGACCAACTCCGAAATAGAGGAGCTATGGCGCCTGGTCCGCGACGGCACACCGATCGAGATCAAGCCCTGA
- a CDS encoding acyl-ACP desaturase, producing MELYDLFVKYHALGEKRRWTLETDVDWQAIVPAAANRDLVELVKIASLVESFSYQNCARFFQAHRNLPWLIGWKVMNLYEENRHHYSLLRYAAAVGATIADEEIAGIQRGYQESTDLRDSQWSGADLLEELVLAWISEIETMIWYRVAADHIAEPTGARLFMLISQDEAFHAAYYNEVLERMIAAAPAEAVSRILAVIGRYQENQAAGKDEHYGVVIGRETFSKVRDKMVQLGAAEQIRAAVGARVKVWRGTRT from the coding sequence TTGGAACTGTACGACCTCTTCGTCAAATACCACGCGCTTGGCGAGAAGCGGCGCTGGACCCTCGAAACGGACGTGGATTGGCAGGCGATAGTTCCCGCCGCGGCCAACCGCGACCTGGTCGAACTCGTGAAGATCGCCTCCCTGGTCGAGAGCTTCTCGTACCAGAACTGCGCCCGCTTCTTCCAGGCGCACCGCAATCTCCCATGGCTCATCGGGTGGAAGGTGATGAACCTGTACGAGGAGAATAGGCACCATTACTCGCTGCTGCGCTATGCGGCCGCGGTCGGCGCCACGATCGCCGACGAGGAGATCGCCGGGATACAGCGGGGCTACCAGGAGAGCACCGACCTCCGGGACTCCCAGTGGTCCGGCGCGGATCTCCTCGAAGAACTCGTGCTGGCCTGGATTTCCGAGATCGAAACCATGATCTGGTACCGCGTGGCCGCCGACCACATCGCCGAACCGACGGGAGCCAGGCTGTTCATGCTCATCTCGCAGGACGAGGCGTTCCATGCGGCCTACTACAACGAAGTCCTGGAGCGGATGATCGCGGCGGCGCCGGCCGAGGCGGTTTCGCGGATCCTCGCCGTGATCGGGCGCTACCAGGAGAATCAGGCGGCCGGCAAGGACGAGCACTACGGGGTGGTCATAGGCCGCGAGACCTTCTCGAAGGTCCGGGACAAGATGGTGCAACTCGGCGCCGCCGAGCAGATCCGGGCCGCGGTCGGCGCCAGGGTCAAGGTCTGGCGGGGCACTAGAACTTGA